The following are from one region of the Streptomyces rubrogriseus genome:
- a CDS encoding helix-turn-helix transcriptional regulator, whose amino-acid sequence MDNRSEVREFLTSRRAKITPQQAGLPDAGHRRVKGLRREEVAMLAGVSAEYYARMERGNLSGTSEAVLDSLAGALRLDESERAHLMDLARTASTARRPARRRTAQPIRPVLQQLLDAMTDAPAFIRNGRLDILATNNLGKALYWPLFQDPARPVNLARYQFLNPGAEQYMTELDQQRAAAAALLRTEAGQDPYNRDLSDLIGELSTRSEDFRSLWAAHNVRLHHTGIKRFRHPAVGDLTLAFEALPVPTDPGLVLTAMSAEPGTPSADGLKLLSSWAATLDEDHQPGNEPSIDQDARHRP is encoded by the coding sequence ATGGACAACCGCAGCGAGGTCCGCGAGTTCCTCACCAGCCGCCGCGCGAAGATCACCCCGCAGCAGGCGGGTCTGCCGGACGCCGGACACCGGCGGGTCAAGGGACTGCGCCGCGAAGAGGTCGCGATGCTCGCCGGGGTCAGCGCCGAGTACTACGCCCGCATGGAACGCGGAAACCTCTCCGGTACCTCCGAAGCCGTCCTGGACTCCCTGGCCGGTGCGCTGCGGCTCGACGAGTCCGAGCGTGCCCACCTCATGGACCTGGCCAGGACCGCCAGCACCGCGCGCCGGCCCGCACGCCGCCGCACCGCGCAGCCCATCCGGCCCGTCCTGCAACAGCTCCTCGACGCGATGACCGACGCGCCCGCCTTCATTCGCAACGGCCGCCTCGACATCCTCGCCACCAACAACCTCGGCAAGGCCCTGTACTGGCCGCTGTTCCAGGACCCCGCCCGGCCGGTCAACCTGGCTCGCTACCAGTTCCTCAACCCGGGCGCCGAGCAGTACATGACGGAACTGGACCAGCAAAGAGCCGCAGCCGCGGCCCTCCTGCGCACCGAGGCCGGACAGGACCCGTACAACCGCGACCTCAGTGACCTGATCGGCGAACTCTCCACCCGCAGCGAGGACTTCCGGTCGTTGTGGGCCGCACACAACGTGCGCCTGCACCACACCGGAATCAAACGCTTCCGCCACCCCGCGGTCGGCGATCTCACCCTCGCCTTCGAGGCTCTGCCCGTGCCGACCGACCCCGGTCTGGTCCTTACGGCCATGAGCGCCGAACCCGGCACCCCCTCGGCTGACGGCCTCAAACTGCTTTCCAGCTGGGCCGCCACACTCGACGAGGACCACCAACCGGGCAACGAGCCCAGCATCGACCAGGACGCCAGGCACCGGCCCTGA
- a CDS encoding zinc-dependent alcohol dehydrogenase family protein, with product MRATVLHAPHDVRVEDRPKAALQQPTDAVIRTVATCVCGSDLWDYRGINAIDGPTPGGHEYVGIVEEVGSEVASIKPGQLVVGSFFASDNTCPNCENGYQTNCLHREFVGGCQAEYVRVPLADGTLVHVPGDVAEEHIPSLLACSDVMGTGWYAATAAQVKPGDTVAVVGDGAVGLCAVIAAKELGATRIIAMSRHTPRQQLAREFGATDVVAERSDEGVARVKALTGGIGADAVLECVGSPESMRQALHSTRPGGNVGFVGVPHGVQLDGEELFFSHVALRGGPAPVRAFLPDLIERVLTGRINPGKVFDLELPLDQAAEGYRAMDERRAIKTLLRP from the coding sequence ATGCGCGCAACCGTCCTTCACGCCCCCCACGACGTTCGGGTCGAAGACCGGCCCAAGGCCGCCCTCCAGCAGCCCACCGATGCGGTGATCCGGACCGTCGCCACCTGTGTGTGCGGCTCGGACCTGTGGGACTACCGCGGAATCAACGCGATCGACGGGCCCACCCCCGGCGGCCACGAATACGTCGGCATCGTCGAAGAGGTCGGCAGCGAGGTGGCGAGCATCAAGCCCGGACAACTCGTGGTCGGCTCGTTCTTCGCCTCCGACAACACCTGTCCCAACTGCGAGAACGGCTACCAGACCAACTGCCTGCATCGCGAGTTCGTCGGCGGCTGCCAGGCCGAGTACGTCCGCGTCCCGCTCGCCGACGGCACCCTCGTCCACGTCCCCGGCGATGTGGCCGAGGAGCACATCCCGAGCCTGCTGGCCTGCTCCGATGTGATGGGCACCGGCTGGTACGCGGCCACCGCCGCCCAGGTCAAGCCTGGCGACACCGTCGCTGTGGTCGGTGACGGCGCGGTCGGCCTGTGCGCCGTCATCGCCGCCAAGGAACTCGGGGCGACGCGGATCATCGCCATGTCCCGCCACACCCCGCGCCAGCAGCTGGCCCGAGAGTTCGGCGCCACCGACGTCGTCGCCGAGCGCAGCGACGAGGGTGTTGCCCGGGTCAAGGCGCTGACCGGCGGCATCGGGGCGGACGCCGTCCTGGAGTGCGTGGGCAGCCCCGAGTCCATGCGGCAGGCCCTGCACTCCACCCGCCCCGGCGGAAACGTCGGCTTCGTCGGCGTCCCGCACGGCGTGCAACTCGACGGAGAGGAACTGTTCTTCTCCCACGTCGCCCTGCGCGGCGGCCCCGCCCCGGTCCGCGCCTTCCTGCCCGACCTCATCGAGCGCGTCCTCACCGGGCGAATCAACCCGGGCAAGGTCTTCGACCTCGAACTCCCCCTGGACCAAGCGGCCGAAGGCTATCGGGCCATGGACGAGCGCCGCGCCATCAAGACCCTCCTGCGCCCCTGA
- a CDS encoding glucose 1-dehydrogenase — protein MNPQYNFEGQVALVTGAASGMGLAAARAFAQAGAAVVLADVNEAAVQTAAKELTDAGHQAIGVVCDVTDEDQAAAMVQSAVDTYGRLDMAFNNAGIQAPPSDAADETAENFDRVNAVNLRGVWAAQKHELRQMRTQGSGAIVNCSSLGGLVGLPERAAYHASKHGVIGLTKSAAVEYAPKGIRINAVCPGVIETPMVADMLEGQAEAMAAIMSDQPIGRLGQAEEVAAAAVWLCSPGASFVIGVALPVDGGYTTH, from the coding sequence ATGAACCCGCAGTACAACTTCGAGGGCCAGGTCGCCCTGGTCACCGGTGCCGCCTCCGGCATGGGACTGGCCGCCGCCCGCGCCTTCGCCCAGGCCGGCGCCGCCGTCGTCCTGGCCGACGTGAACGAGGCCGCCGTGCAGACGGCCGCCAAGGAACTCACCGACGCCGGGCACCAGGCCATCGGCGTGGTGTGCGACGTCACCGACGAGGACCAGGCCGCCGCCATGGTGCAGAGCGCGGTGGACACCTACGGCCGCCTGGACATGGCCTTCAACAACGCCGGCATCCAGGCCCCGCCCTCGGACGCCGCCGACGAGACGGCCGAGAACTTCGACCGAGTCAACGCCGTCAACCTTCGCGGCGTCTGGGCCGCGCAGAAGCACGAACTGCGCCAGATGCGCACCCAGGGCTCCGGCGCCATCGTCAACTGCTCCTCTCTCGGCGGACTGGTCGGCTTGCCCGAGCGCGCCGCCTATCACGCGTCCAAGCACGGCGTGATCGGCCTGACCAAGAGCGCCGCGGTCGAGTACGCGCCCAAGGGCATCCGCATCAACGCCGTCTGCCCCGGCGTGATCGAGACGCCGATGGTCGCCGACATGCTCGAAGGCCAGGCCGAGGCCATGGCCGCGATCATGAGCGACCAGCCCATCGGGCGCCTCGGCCAGGCCGAGGAAGTCGCCGCCGCGGCCGTGTGGCTGTGCAGCCCCGGCGCCAGTTTCGTGATCGGCGTCGCCCTGCCCGTCGACGGCGGATACACCACACACTGA
- a CDS encoding helix-turn-helix transcriptional regulator, which produces MDTAREIREFLATRRAKITPEQAGLPAFGNGNRRVPGLRREEVAMLAGVSVDYYVRLERGQLAGASEGVLDGLCRALRLDDAERSHLSDLAAAQRRRPARRTARRAGDTVPAGLKRVLRSMTGSPAFIRNGRLDILAVNDLGRALYAPLFTAPAPTPVNIARFQFLDPTSRGFFPDWNASVNTTVSLLRTEAGRAPGDTDLTGLIGELVTRSEEFRVAWARHNVRLHHTGRKAFRHPAIGEVTLDFDAMEMPAHPGLALTTYSAEPGTPDHDALMLLASWAATGQERADTRS; this is translated from the coding sequence ATGGACACCGCCCGCGAGATCCGCGAGTTCCTCGCCACCCGCCGCGCCAAGATCACCCCGGAGCAGGCCGGCCTGCCCGCCTTCGGAAACGGCAACCGCAGGGTCCCCGGACTGCGCCGCGAGGAAGTCGCCATGCTCGCCGGTGTCAGCGTCGACTACTACGTCCGCCTGGAGCGCGGCCAGCTCGCCGGAGCCTCGGAGGGAGTCCTGGACGGGCTCTGCCGCGCCCTCCGGCTCGATGACGCCGAACGCTCCCATCTGAGCGATCTCGCCGCCGCCCAGCGCCGCCGTCCGGCCCGCCGCACCGCTCGCCGGGCCGGGGACACCGTCCCCGCCGGCCTCAAGCGGGTCCTGCGGTCCATGACCGGCTCACCGGCCTTCATCCGCAACGGCCGTCTCGACATCCTTGCCGTCAACGACCTCGGTCGTGCCCTGTACGCTCCCCTGTTCACGGCCCCGGCCCCCACCCCGGTGAACATCGCCCGCTTCCAGTTCCTCGACCCGACCAGCCGCGGCTTCTTCCCCGACTGGAACGCCTCGGTCAACACCACGGTCTCGCTGCTGCGCACCGAAGCCGGCCGTGCCCCGGGCGACACCGACCTGACCGGTCTGATCGGTGAACTCGTCACCCGTAGCGAAGAGTTCCGCGTGGCCTGGGCCAGGCACAACGTGCGCCTCCATCACACTGGGCGCAAAGCCTTCCGTCACCCAGCCATCGGCGAGGTCACCCTCGACTTCGACGCCATGGAAATGCCCGCCCACCCCGGCCTCGCCCTGACCACCTACAGCGCCGAGCCCGGCACGCCCGACCACGATGCCCTCATGCTGCTCGCGTCCTGGGCAGCCACCGGTCAGGAACGGGCCGACACCCGATCCTGA
- a CDS encoding carboxymuconolactone decarboxylase family protein translates to MAQLSAPQELAGIAPKLVDLTNEVLFQDVWERPGLSLRDRSLVTVGVLAALHRGEQLPYHLGVALDNGLTVEELSEAITHLAFYAGWPNAMTAITLLKKIADERSA, encoded by the coding sequence ATGGCACAGTTGTCCGCGCCTCAGGAACTGGCTGGCATCGCGCCGAAGCTCGTCGATCTCACCAACGAAGTCCTGTTCCAGGACGTGTGGGAGCGCCCAGGGCTCTCCCTGCGGGACCGCAGTCTGGTCACGGTCGGTGTGCTGGCCGCCCTCCACCGCGGCGAGCAGCTGCCGTACCACCTGGGGGTGGCCCTGGACAACGGGCTCACCGTGGAAGAGCTGTCCGAGGCGATCACGCACCTGGCGTTCTACGCCGGATGGCCCAACGCCATGACCGCGATCACTCTGCTGAAGAAGATCGCGGACGAGCGCTCCGCCTGA
- a CDS encoding cupin domain-containing protein produces MAATGFDQIFPLGEKNDAYAQYFIGQSYLAPLASGSVPVSNVSFEPGCRNNWHIHHGTGGGGDQILLCTAGSGWYQTEGEDPISMEPGTVIRVPAGTKHWHGAKADSWFSHLAFITPGEGVGNEWLEPVTDEVYGKLPRNGANA; encoded by the coding sequence ATGGCCGCTACTGGATTCGACCAGATCTTCCCGCTCGGTGAGAAGAACGACGCCTACGCGCAGTACTTCATCGGCCAGAGCTACCTGGCCCCACTCGCCTCCGGAAGCGTCCCCGTCAGCAACGTCTCCTTCGAGCCGGGCTGCCGCAACAACTGGCACATCCACCACGGCACGGGCGGCGGCGGTGACCAGATCCTGCTGTGTACGGCGGGGAGCGGCTGGTACCAGACCGAGGGCGAGGACCCGATCAGCATGGAGCCGGGAACAGTGATCCGCGTCCCCGCGGGCACCAAGCACTGGCACGGAGCCAAGGCCGACTCGTGGTTCTCCCACCTCGCCTTCATCACCCCGGGCGAAGGCGTCGGCAACGAATGGCTCGAGCCCGTCACCGACGAGGTGTACGGCAAGCTGCCGAGGAACGGAGCGAACGCATGA
- a CDS encoding aldo/keto reductase, with translation MTILDETYTLANGVEIPKLGLGTWFIDDDRAADAVRAAVEIGYRNIDTAQAYGNERGVGEGVRTVAVPRDELFVSTKLAAEIKDYDEAVASIDESLQKLGLEYIDLMLIHSPQPWNDFRGGDYAEGNRAAWRALEEAHRAGRIRSIGVSNFQQQDLANLLQGATVVPHVNQLLVHAGNTPSQLLDHCEGKQILVEAYSPIAHGAILENAEIQAMAERYGVSVPQLCIRYTLQLGTVSLPKTANPEHMRSNAQVDFEITDDDMDVLRGLRDVDYGEHSAFPVYSGK, from the coding sequence ATGACCATCCTGGACGAGACCTACACGCTGGCAAACGGCGTCGAGATCCCCAAGCTGGGACTCGGCACCTGGTTCATCGACGACGATCGGGCGGCCGACGCGGTCCGCGCGGCTGTGGAGATCGGCTACCGCAATATCGACACCGCCCAGGCGTACGGCAACGAGCGCGGCGTCGGCGAGGGTGTGCGCACCGTCGCGGTACCCCGCGACGAGCTGTTCGTGTCGACGAAACTCGCCGCCGAGATCAAGGACTACGACGAGGCGGTCGCCTCGATCGACGAGTCGCTCCAGAAGCTCGGCCTCGAGTACATCGACCTGATGCTCATCCACAGCCCGCAGCCGTGGAATGACTTCCGCGGCGGCGACTACGCCGAGGGCAACCGCGCAGCCTGGCGCGCGCTCGAAGAGGCACACCGAGCCGGCAGGATCCGCTCCATCGGGGTGTCCAACTTCCAGCAGCAGGACCTGGCGAACCTCCTCCAAGGCGCGACTGTCGTACCGCACGTGAATCAGCTGCTCGTCCACGCGGGCAACACCCCGTCGCAGCTCCTCGACCACTGCGAGGGCAAGCAGATCCTCGTCGAGGCGTACTCGCCGATCGCGCACGGAGCGATCCTGGAGAATGCCGAGATCCAGGCGATGGCGGAGCGGTACGGCGTGTCCGTCCCGCAGTTGTGCATCCGCTACACCCTGCAGCTGGGCACGGTGTCGCTGCCCAAGACGGCGAACCCCGAGCACATGCGCTCCAACGCCCAGGTCGACTTCGAGATCACCGACGACGACATGGACGTCCTGCGCGGCCTGCGGGATGTGGACTACGGCGAGCACAGCGCGTTCCCCGTCTACAGCGGCAAATGA
- a CDS encoding IclR family transcriptional regulator, which produces MSQVAERLGVVRSTALRLLAMRVYRDFAVHGGNCVYRAGPVLELAAHSQSLVSRLRATALPYLHRVVSLLDEATNLIVRTGDTARFIANVECRQAYRVGSREGMVFPAHRTTAGLLTLADLADEVYAPERYRDRPSERPDPARLRTGLKRLRRNGFAVNKERSERGLIAVGVPVRDRDGTVLAGLSVSMPGVRYDPKRLQSLVATLEAAAHAIDEDLDDQL; this is translated from the coding sequence GTGTCACAGGTCGCCGAGCGCCTCGGCGTGGTCAGGTCGACCGCCCTCCGGCTGCTGGCCATGCGCGTGTACCGGGATTTCGCCGTGCACGGCGGCAACTGTGTCTACCGCGCCGGGCCGGTGTTGGAGCTGGCCGCGCACTCCCAGTCCCTGGTGTCACGGTTGCGCGCCACGGCCCTTCCGTATCTGCACCGGGTTGTGAGCCTCCTGGACGAGGCGACGAACCTGATCGTGCGCACCGGGGACACCGCCCGGTTCATCGCCAACGTCGAATGCCGCCAGGCGTACAGGGTCGGCTCCCGCGAGGGCATGGTATTCCCGGCCCACCGCACGACGGCGGGACTGCTGACGCTCGCGGACCTCGCCGACGAGGTGTACGCGCCCGAGCGCTACCGCGACCGTCCGTCCGAACGGCCGGATCCCGCCCGGCTGCGGACCGGGCTGAAGCGGCTGCGCCGCAACGGGTTCGCCGTCAACAAGGAGCGCTCAGAGCGGGGTCTGATCGCCGTCGGCGTCCCGGTGCGCGACCGGGACGGCACCGTGCTGGCCGGCCTGTCCGTGTCGATGCCCGGCGTGCGCTACGACCCGAAGCGCTTGCAGTCGCTGGTCGCCACGCTGGAGGCGGCAGCGCACGCCATCGACGAGGACCTGGACGACCAGCTCTGA
- a CDS encoding lysine transporter LysE, whose amino-acid sequence MILTLLACALLVGLALIVYLSWSFSPRLTVAAAGLLSLFLAHGAWELFRDPAKGRGHRALAAATTAGFTLTAATAVFLLFYGTGCGCM is encoded by the coding sequence GTGATCCTCACCCTGCTCGCTTGCGCCCTGCTCGTCGGACTGGCTCTGATCGTCTACCTGAGCTGGTCATTCAGCCCGCGCCTGACCGTGGCGGCGGCCGGGCTGCTCAGCCTGTTCCTCGCCCACGGCGCCTGGGAGCTCTTCCGCGATCCCGCGAAGGGCCGCGGTCATCGGGCCCTTGCCGCCGCGACCACGGCAGGGTTCACCCTGACCGCCGCGACCGCCGTGTTCCTGCTGTTCTACGGAACAGGATGCGGCTGCATGTGA
- the tap gene encoding telomere-associated protein Tap — MTDQPQPLLTAVDALLAAVDDGDVLPVLDERVRLREAAGLTQAAVAQALGVRVASIQAWETGRAEPKAERLEAYRRLLEGLSRRFPASAAPSGHSEAPPRPDPGAPSPSAPAAPPSPSAAAPTAPSRPAAPGRQPAARRGEGKQSAASLHTAPAGGTDPRFENGPLAVVDVEDGQVRAYCTGGLVLDVPAKSLAALVDWTLAEARLGQPKLSGPGKDADPLLVLTEAALHRYGLPVTLTDEERLAGRIPEGHKVVKQLVRAEWKLTKRGFGPWARIYRPAKSSDRQCVQLCIPSWHALDTRHWGHAEQLPPAELARVLGVYASRVMTPRGSTAVTGLELMTALHPPTRASQPDAAGKRHSERNPGSLGQDPVDCAPCEAPDGHPLLADLPRFHVRGPAEKLFEEAYDWARPMTDDECMLRHLVGIDVNMAFAAGANGLTVGLGAPTRVERPVFDAKLPGSWLVDLSHVDLSRVKAGKEWVELDASLLPSPFTPKGEHPEGPAWYATPTVAYATELGYEVRPIEAWVRYENGRYLDGWYQRLRDAYLATMSDLGVDADRAPDDFLAAMADYKTRDPELAIVVAAIKATVKGGLGKLRERPRGEGWKPGQPWRALSRPTWRPDIRAAVISRTRTNLHRKIVKHAAFTGQYPIAILSDCVVYASAGPSPLDFLPYRDGKPLPGGFKLGVNPGLVKHEGTQSVLWGEEVRERFDAPELNLARYIKDGTVTDADSGE; from the coding sequence ATGACAGACCAGCCGCAGCCCTTGCTCACCGCCGTCGACGCGCTGCTCGCCGCCGTCGACGACGGTGACGTGCTGCCGGTCCTGGACGAGCGGGTCCGCCTGCGTGAGGCGGCCGGACTGACCCAGGCCGCCGTCGCACAGGCCCTCGGCGTGCGTGTAGCCAGCATCCAGGCATGGGAGACGGGCCGCGCCGAACCGAAAGCCGAACGCCTCGAGGCCTACCGCAGACTCCTGGAGGGCCTGTCCCGGCGTTTCCCGGCGTCCGCCGCGCCGTCCGGCCACAGTGAGGCCCCGCCGCGGCCGGACCCGGGCGCCCCCTCGCCGTCCGCACCTGCCGCCCCGCCGTCCCCGTCGGCCGCCGCGCCGACGGCACCGTCCCGCCCGGCGGCGCCCGGCAGACAGCCGGCGGCGAGGCGCGGGGAAGGGAAGCAGAGCGCTGCCTCCCTCCACACCGCCCCGGCCGGTGGCACCGATCCGCGGTTCGAGAACGGCCCGTTGGCGGTCGTCGATGTAGAGGACGGGCAGGTACGGGCGTACTGCACGGGCGGTCTGGTCCTGGACGTGCCCGCCAAGAGCCTTGCGGCCCTGGTGGACTGGACCCTGGCGGAGGCGAGGCTCGGGCAGCCGAAGCTGTCCGGGCCGGGCAAGGACGCCGACCCGCTGCTCGTGCTCACCGAAGCCGCTCTGCACCGCTACGGCCTGCCCGTCACGCTCACGGACGAGGAGCGGCTCGCCGGCCGGATTCCGGAGGGCCACAAGGTCGTCAAGCAGCTGGTCCGCGCGGAGTGGAAGCTGACGAAGCGCGGGTTCGGCCCGTGGGCGCGGATCTACCGCCCGGCCAAGAGCTCGGACCGCCAGTGCGTGCAGCTGTGCATCCCCTCCTGGCACGCGCTGGACACTCGGCACTGGGGCCACGCGGAGCAGCTCCCGCCGGCCGAACTCGCCCGCGTCCTGGGCGTGTACGCATCGAGGGTGATGACGCCGCGCGGTTCGACCGCCGTCACCGGCCTGGAGCTGATGACCGCCCTACACCCGCCGACCCGCGCCTCCCAGCCGGACGCGGCAGGCAAGCGGCACTCCGAGCGCAACCCCGGCAGTCTGGGCCAGGACCCGGTCGACTGCGCGCCCTGCGAGGCCCCCGACGGCCACCCGCTCCTGGCGGACCTGCCGCGCTTCCACGTCCGCGGCCCGGCGGAGAAGCTGTTCGAGGAGGCCTACGACTGGGCCCGGCCCATGACCGACGACGAATGCATGCTGCGGCACCTGGTCGGCATCGACGTCAACATGGCCTTCGCCGCCGGCGCCAACGGTCTGACCGTCGGCTTGGGAGCGCCCACCCGCGTCGAGCGACCGGTGTTCGACGCGAAGCTGCCGGGCTCGTGGCTGGTGGACCTCTCCCATGTCGACCTGTCGCGGGTGAAGGCGGGCAAGGAGTGGGTGGAGCTGGACGCCTCGCTGTTGCCCAGCCCGTTCACGCCGAAGGGCGAGCATCCTGAGGGCCCGGCCTGGTACGCGACGCCCACCGTCGCGTACGCGACGGAACTCGGCTACGAGGTACGTCCGATCGAGGCGTGGGTCCGGTACGAGAACGGCCGCTACCTGGACGGCTGGTACCAGCGGCTGCGGGATGCCTACCTCGCCACGATGTCCGACCTCGGCGTCGACGCCGACCGCGCGCCGGACGACTTCCTCGCCGCGATGGCCGACTACAAGACCCGTGATCCCGAGCTGGCGATCGTCGTCGCGGCGATCAAGGCGACGGTCAAGGGCGGCCTGGGCAAGCTCCGCGAGCGCCCCCGGGGCGAGGGCTGGAAACCCGGGCAGCCGTGGCGCGCCCTGTCCCGGCCCACATGGCGGCCGGACATCCGCGCGGCGGTCATCTCCCGCACCCGCACCAACCTGCACCGCAAGATCGTCAAGCACGCGGCGTTCACCGGCCAGTACCCCATCGCGATCCTGTCCGACTGCGTCGTCTACGCGTCCGCCGGGCCCTCGCCGCTCGACTTCCTGCCCTACCGCGACGGCAAGCCGCTGCCCGGTGGCTTCAAACTGGGCGTCAACCCGGGCCTGGTCAAACACGAGGGCACGCAGAGCGTCCTGTGGGGTGAGGAGGTCCGCGAGCGGTTCGACGCCCCGGAGCTGAACCTCGCCCGGTACATCAAGGACGGCACCGTCACCGACGCCGACAGCGGAGAGTAG
- the tpg gene encoding telomere-protecting terminal protein Tpg has product MSLFGDGLDAAVQKAFTRPAPKSAGAQMRYLVKQLKGTKAVAQMLRVSQRTVERYVKNQIRRPRPDLAARLEREVKARWQPQVRARARQQAATTGGIVIDTRARMGYTAPIGSTDQDRIRHLTVALPPQYAARLFEAQEAGAGDAGLQEIAAEALKEVYFQDGGRRAGSLEEVRFTDIEHLEFDL; this is encoded by the coding sequence ATGAGCCTGTTCGGGGACGGCCTGGACGCCGCCGTGCAGAAGGCGTTCACCCGCCCGGCGCCCAAGAGCGCGGGCGCGCAGATGCGGTACCTGGTCAAGCAGCTCAAGGGCACCAAGGCGGTCGCCCAGATGCTGCGGGTCTCCCAGCGCACCGTCGAGCGCTACGTGAAGAACCAGATCAGGAGACCCCGTCCCGACCTCGCTGCCCGTCTGGAGCGCGAGGTGAAGGCCCGGTGGCAGCCGCAGGTCCGCGCCAGGGCCCGGCAGCAGGCGGCGACCACCGGCGGCATCGTCATCGACACCCGCGCCCGCATGGGCTACACCGCACCGATCGGGTCCACGGACCAGGACCGCATCCGTCACCTGACCGTAGCCCTGCCGCCGCAGTACGCCGCCCGCCTCTTCGAAGCCCAGGAAGCCGGCGCCGGCGACGCCGGACTCCAGGAGATCGCGGCCGAAGCACTCAAGGAGGTGTACTTCCAGGACGGCGGCCGCCGCGCCGGCTCCCTGGAGGAGGTCCGGTTCACGGACATCGAGCACCTGGAGTTCGACCTGTAG